A single window of Bacteroidota bacterium DNA harbors:
- a CDS encoding PKD domain-containing protein, producing the protein MSFFFSNGFSQIACTPTSGCVPLVGVSFTGAPGASSILWSFGDATSSNINNPTHTYATAGNFTVTYNAIVSGNPVTYTLLVKVFGKPTPNFSFTIPASHCAPMTVPFTDLSVGSGTTPITSWQWAFGDGGIGNTQNPSYVYTIPGSFSVTLIAKDANGCDSAMTKGIIKVSAQPTVVINSNPLSLNSCTVPFTATFSGSNCVSGAPGGGPLTYNWGFGNGQTSTLMNPSAITYTTNGAYTVSLTATDNNSCAKTVSTTVNLLQPKVKVKIPDTICYGYKVIIKDTSIANYTTWNWGDATPNNTNVPNDTIMHGFYTPGNQTITVSAYIGSCVSTQTFAVYVQKVVASYTATPPSFSCNSPFQINLNNTSTWGSTFIWSIPTNGTPPTFTASGASFTYSITQGSNNPYTIYDTIAPPVTLIAISNFGCRDTVTNAFDSLMKITSYFYTDKKEGCVPLTVKFTDSSFSSAPINFYQWNFGDGSPNVASPTATSVVHTYTAVGTYTVIHIIQNVPGCRDTSFQYTIKVVNPPNPSFTFTPSVVCWNQPVQIINTTNPADSVNHWHITSDAGYFSGCITDPNPSWTFNHTGVFGFTMTAYTNGCKADVVSSSSVTVRGPIARGRYYTRCDSSYKVKFSANLMDTQYATWDYGDGSPTQTLTGVGSFTTAHTYTASGNYTAILTGYNASTGCSLFRDTLIVTVRKIKAQFSNQAIACKSVSTVYDASMSQDVMKGCGIGYNWFFGTYPPVVTPNDSVFYALPAGVHNVMLVVRDTNNCADTARGVIKISSVTANFSISSGTVGCLPLYVMTTTNTSTSDTTITFTWNFGDPGSGSNNTSTSVNGTHNYTAATAPSQNFTVTLLANNANGCKDTIRKVVTVNAPNPFVLPTASNSICVNSSITLNVNNAGGAVSYVWNFNDSSPTQTLSTSSVVHTFTNAGAYTVSLTTTDAFGCKGNTTFPVYVQNYPVPGFFYTNQCNATSTVACSGCAIVFQDTSINPVPGPRNWNLSSGGPVVGTATVGNTYTSPGNYPITLTVTSSFGCPATVSQTITVLGADADFSIDKNTVCKGEAIQFTIKDTNNVYTWSWDFGDGTNGGPVSPTSHSYTFHPPGGTTNASLTYWTSDSACRYSVVLPINIRNIIADFDRNGESIKADTIHCLGIQDVFTSTSTNATSWYWNFGDGNTSTSVNPNHTYSSVGTYTVLLAISDTQYGCKDTIRKPIQIVPPPSATVTGQDTCAGKPSQLGVIGQPGYTYVWHPGKNLNDSTITNPVGTFSNTTTFTVMVTDPNGCTTAVTHQVYIQQPPPSVNWDTSVVIGQQVNVPGYAGTGFTYFWTPGTDLNCTTCPIPVSSTTVDIVYTVLIADSMGCFTVTNTFSIHIDPLSSVDVPTAFTPNGDGVNDVIYVDGWGIRKLNYFRIYNRWGQLLFESNDIKIGWDGYYNGAPQNMETYVYQVSVETYVDKEPIFKTGTFKLIR; encoded by the coding sequence ATGTCCTTTTTCTTTTCAAACGGATTTTCTCAGATTGCTTGTACACCAACCTCGGGTTGTGTGCCTTTGGTAGGGGTAAGCTTTACCGGTGCGCCTGGTGCTTCAAGCATATTGTGGAGTTTTGGTGATGCCACTTCCTCCAATATTAATAATCCAACACACACTTATGCTACTGCCGGTAACTTTACTGTAACTTATAATGCCATTGTTTCAGGAAATCCTGTTACATATACTTTATTGGTAAAAGTATTCGGTAAACCTACACCCAATTTTTCTTTTACAATACCGGCCAGTCATTGTGCTCCTATGACAGTTCCGTTTACCGATTTATCTGTTGGTAGTGGTACAACGCCTATTACAAGTTGGCAATGGGCATTTGGAGATGGTGGGATAGGAAATACACAAAACCCCAGTTATGTTTATACTATTCCGGGTAGTTTTAGTGTAACATTAATTGCAAAAGATGCCAATGGTTGCGACTCTGCAATGACAAAAGGAATAATTAAAGTATCTGCGCAACCTACTGTGGTGATAAATAGTAACCCGCTATCGCTTAATTCATGTACAGTTCCGTTTACCGCCACATTTAGCGGTTCAAATTGTGTAAGTGGCGCTCCGGGTGGCGGACCACTAACCTATAATTGGGGATTTGGTAATGGACAAACATCCACCTTAATGAATCCATCCGCTATTACGTATACTACCAATGGTGCTTATACAGTTTCTTTGACAGCAACTGATAATAACAGCTGTGCGAAGACCGTTAGTACAACGGTTAATCTTTTACAACCGAAGGTAAAAGTTAAAATTCCGGATACGATTTGTTATGGATATAAAGTTATAATTAAGGATACCTCTATTGCCAATTATACTACATGGAATTGGGGAGATGCTACGCCGAATAATACTAATGTGCCGAATGATACCATCATGCACGGTTTTTATACGCCGGGAAATCAAACCATAACTGTTTCGGCCTATATAGGTAGCTGTGTCTCTACTCAAACATTTGCTGTTTATGTACAAAAAGTTGTTGCAAGTTATACGGCAACCCCTCCTTCGTTTAGTTGTAATAGTCCGTTTCAGATTAATTTAAACAATACATCCACGTGGGGAAGTACCTTTATTTGGTCCATTCCTACCAATGGAACTCCACCTACTTTTACCGCGAGTGGTGCCTCCTTTACCTATTCCATTACCCAAGGAAGTAATAATCCATATACTATTTATGATACAATAGCACCTCCTGTTACATTAATTGCCATTTCAAATTTCGGATGCAGAGACACAGTAACAAATGCTTTCGATTCGTTAATGAAAATTACCTCGTATTTCTATACAGACAAAAAAGAAGGTTGTGTGCCTTTAACGGTAAAATTCACGGATAGTAGTTTTTCCTCAGCACCTATTAATTTTTATCAATGGAATTTCGGTGATGGTTCACCGAATGTAGCAAGTCCAACTGCTACTTCAGTTGTGCATACCTACACCGCTGTTGGAACATATACCGTCATTCACATTATACAAAATGTTCCGGGTTGCAGGGATACCTCATTTCAATACACTATTAAAGTTGTTAATCCTCCTAATCCTAGTTTTACATTCACGCCATCAGTCGTCTGTTGGAATCAACCTGTGCAAATTATTAATACAACCAATCCGGCCGATTCGGTAAATCATTGGCACATTACAAGTGATGCGGGTTATTTCTCGGGCTGTATAACCGATCCGAATCCTTCTTGGACATTTAATCATACGGGTGTGTTTGGATTTACTATGACAGCTTACACAAACGGTTGTAAGGCCGATGTGGTTTCCAGTTCTTCAGTTACAGTTAGAGGTCCGATTGCACGTGGACGTTATTATACGAGGTGCGATTCCTCTTATAAGGTAAAGTTCTCCGCTAATTTAATGGATACACAATACGCCACATGGGATTATGGTGATGGATCTCCGACTCAAACGTTAACTGGTGTTGGCTCGTTTACAACTGCGCATACATATACCGCATCAGGAAACTATACTGCAATATTAACAGGGTACAATGCAAGTACAGGATGTTCGCTTTTCAGAGATACTTTAATTGTAACAGTCAGAAAAATTAAAGCGCAGTTTTCCAATCAGGCAATCGCCTGTAAATCGGTAAGTACGGTTTATGATGCTTCAATGTCGCAAGATGTTATGAAAGGATGTGGTATCGGCTACAACTGGTTTTTTGGCACTTATCCACCTGTAGTAACACCAAATGATTCTGTGTTTTATGCTTTGCCTGCCGGTGTGCATAATGTCATGTTGGTTGTGCGAGATACCAATAATTGCGCTGATACAGCTCGTGGTGTTATTAAAATAAGTAGCGTTACTGCTAACTTTAGTATTTCATCCGGAACCGTTGGTTGCTTACCGTTATACGTTATGACCACCACTAATACATCCACATCTGATACAACCATAACTTTTACGTGGAATTTCGGTGATCCCGGCTCTGGCTCAAATAATACGTCAACTTCAGTTAATGGCACGCATAATTACACTGCCGCTACCGCACCTTCGCAGAATTTTACAGTTACCTTGTTAGCCAACAATGCAAATGGCTGTAAGGATACAATTAGAAAAGTAGTAACTGTTAACGCGCCAAATCCGTTTGTATTACCTACAGCTTCAAATTCAATTTGTGTAAATAGTAGCATTACGTTAAATGTAAATAATGCAGGTGGTGCCGTGAGTTATGTTTGGAATTTTAATGACAGTTCTCCTACACAAACTTTATCTACTTCTTCTGTGGTTCATACGTTTACAAATGCAGGAGCCTATACAGTTTCTTTAACTACAACGGATGCTTTTGGATGTAAGGGCAACACTACTTTCCCGGTATATGTGCAGAATTATCCTGTTCCCGGTTTCTTCTATACCAATCAATGTAATGCAACAAGTACGGTTGCCTGTTCAGGATGCGCTATTGTATTTCAGGATACATCTATTAATCCTGTACCTGGTCCTCGTAATTGGAATTTATCCAGCGGAGGTCCGGTTGTAGGTACTGCTACTGTAGGTAACACGTATACCTCACCCGGTAATTATCCGATAACATTAACTGTGACGAGTTCGTTTGGTTGTCCGGCTACAGTGTCACAAACAATAACTGTATTGGGAGCAGATGCTGATTTCTCCATAGATAAAAATACAGTTTGTAAAGGGGAAGCTATTCAATTTACGATTAAGGATACCAATAATGTTTATACATGGAGTTGGGATTTTGGTGATGGAACAAATGGAGGTCCGGTTTCGCCTACATCACATTCTTATACTTTCCATCCACCGGGAGGAACTACCAATGCTTCGTTAACTTACTGGACAAGTGATTCGGCTTGCAGATATTCGGTTGTATTGCCTATTAATATCAGAAACATTATTGCTGATTTTGATAGGAATGGCGAAAGCATTAAAGCGGATACTATTCACTGTTTAGGAATTCAGGATGTATTTACAAGTACTTCTACCAATGCTACGAGTTGGTATTGGAATTTTGGTGATGGAAACACCAGTACTTCCGTGAACCCAAATCATACTTATTCTTCAGTTGGAACTTATACAGTTTTATTAGCGATTTCCGATACACAATATGGTTGTAAGGATACTATCCGTAAACCTATACAAATTGTACCTCCACCAAGTGCTACCGTAACAGGACAGGATACCTGTGCAGGGAAACCATCTCAATTGGGTGTAATTGGTCAGCCCGGTTATACATACGTTTGGCATCCGGGTAAAAACTTAAATGATTCTACAATAACGAATCCTGTAGGAACATTTAGTAATACAACTACATTTACGGTGATGGTAACTGATCCTAACGGTTGTACAACCGCGGTAACGCATCAGGTATATATTCAACAACCACCGCCATCTGTAAATTGGGATACCAGCGTGGTAATAGGTCAACAAGTTAATGTACCGGGCTATGCCGGAACCGGCTTCACCTATTTCTGGACGCCGGGCACAGATCTGAATTGTACCACGTGTCCGATTCCTGTATCAAGTACAACTGTGGATATTGTTTATACTGTTCTAATCGCAGATAGCATGGGATGTTTTACTGTGACTAATACATTCTCCATACACATTGATCCATTATCCAGTGTAGATGTTCCAACAGCCTTTACACCGAATGGTGATGGGGTGAATGATGTGATTTATGTGGATGGTTGGGGAATCCGTAAATTGAATTACTTCCGGATTTATAATCGTTGGGGACAATTATTATTTGAGTCTAACGACATTAAAATCGGATGGGACGGTTATTATAATGGCGCACCACAAAACATGGAAACATATGTTTATCAGGTATCAGTAGAAACATATGTGGATAAAGAACCTATCTTTAAAACAGGGACCTTTAAATTAATACGCTAG
- a CDS encoding GNAT family N-acetyltransferase, which yields MIEVNFTPFPTLKTSRLILRNVKLSDGPEMQFMRSDERVMRYIDRERAKTIKEAEDFIHLINNLEKENNAVTWAICTPENSKLQGTICLWNFKKPHYRAEVGYALHPDLQGKGLMNEALNAVLDYGFNSLKLHSIEAIVNPANDASIGILQRNNFKQEAYFKENFYFNGKFLDSAVYSLLARDFKLKP from the coding sequence ATGATAGAAGTAAATTTCACACCCTTCCCCACTCTTAAAACTTCCCGTTTAATCTTACGCAATGTGAAATTAAGCGACGGACCTGAAATGCAATTCATGCGTAGCGATGAACGCGTGATGCGTTATATTGACAGAGAGCGCGCTAAAACAATTAAAGAGGCGGAAGATTTCATACACCTGATTAACAATCTCGAAAAAGAAAATAACGCAGTCACATGGGCGATTTGTACACCGGAAAACTCAAAACTTCAAGGAACCATTTGCTTATGGAATTTCAAAAAGCCACATTACAGAGCTGAAGTTGGTTATGCACTACATCCCGATTTACAAGGCAAAGGATTGATGAATGAAGCACTCAACGCAGTTTTGGATTACGGATTTAACTCATTAAAACTTCACTCTATAGAAGCGATTGTTAATCCTGCGAACGACGCATCGATTGGCATCTTACAGAGGAACAATTTTAAACAGGAAGCTTATTTCAAGGAAAACTTTTATTTCAACGGGAAATTTCTCGACTCAGCAGTTTACTCGCTTCTCGCGCGCGATTTTAAATTAAAACCCTAG
- the chrA gene encoding chromate efflux transporter, which produces MQNTALKEIATLFLKLGVTAFGGPAAHIAMMRDEVVQKKKWMSDQHFLDLLGATNLIPGPNSTEMAIHIGHERGGLKGLLLAGLCFIVPAVIITGFFAWLYKTYGVLPAVQQFIYGIKPAIIAVILSAVYPMAKASLKNVQLIVIGLFALLFCFLGFNEILVLFCSGAAALLLHRFKKTENINGVAPLLLLQTNVWFSGTNLKLFLSFLKIGSILYGSGYVLFAFLDEELVKQGLLTKQQLMDAVAVGQFTPGPVFSAVTFIGYQINGLSGAIVSTIGIFLPSFLLVWLLNPLVPKMRKSKQLAVFLDAVNVASVALIVFVCFGMAKESISDWRTIVIAVLSIIVCFGIKKVNSAFVVLGGAVLGYVLAMF; this is translated from the coding sequence ATGCAAAACACAGCATTAAAAGAAATAGCAACACTTTTTTTAAAATTAGGTGTAACGGCTTTTGGTGGACCCGCAGCTCACATTGCCATGATGCGCGATGAAGTGGTACAAAAAAAGAAATGGATGAGTGATCAGCATTTCCTTGATTTACTCGGTGCTACCAATTTAATTCCCGGACCTAATAGTACTGAAATGGCCATTCATATTGGTCATGAGCGCGGCGGATTAAAAGGATTGCTTTTAGCAGGCCTTTGTTTTATTGTTCCGGCAGTTATTATCACCGGATTTTTTGCCTGGTTATATAAAACTTACGGTGTGCTCCCAGCGGTACAACAATTTATTTACGGAATAAAACCTGCCATCATTGCGGTTATCTTATCAGCCGTGTACCCAATGGCCAAAGCTTCACTCAAAAATGTTCAGCTCATTGTAATTGGATTGTTTGCTCTACTATTTTGTTTCTTAGGATTTAACGAAATACTGGTGCTCTTTTGCAGCGGAGCCGCGGCACTTTTACTGCACCGCTTTAAGAAAACCGAAAACATCAATGGCGTTGCACCTCTTTTACTTTTACAAACGAATGTTTGGTTTAGCGGCACAAACCTCAAATTATTTCTGAGCTTTTTAAAAATTGGTTCCATCTTATACGGAAGCGGCTATGTATTATTCGCGTTCTTGGATGAAGAATTAGTGAAGCAAGGTTTATTAACCAAACAGCAATTAATGGACGCAGTGGCAGTGGGACAATTTACGCCGGGTCCGGTTTTTTCGGCTGTCACATTTATCGGGTATCAAATCAACGGATTAAGCGGGGCCATTGTAAGCACAATCGGTATTTTCCTCCCCTCCTTTTTATTGGTGTGGTTATTAAATCCGCTAGTACCGAAAATGAGAAAGAGTAAACAATTAGCTGTTTTTTTAGATGCCGTGAATGTCGCTTCTGTTGCACTCATTGTTTTTGTATGTTTTGGCATGGCCAAAGAAAGTATTAGTGACTGGCGCACGATTGTAATTGCAGTGTTAAGTATTATAGTTTGTTTTGGTATCAAAAAAGTAAACTCTGCGTTTGTGGTGTTGGGCGGAGCGGTATTAGGTTATGTATTGGCCATGTTTTAA